From the genome of Deinococcus sp. AJ005, one region includes:
- a CDS encoding DNA-3-methyladenine glycosylase: MPTPVPLLHHADAAAHLSGDPTMQELIARNGELPVVTPTPDPFSTLIRSVNGQQLSVKAAASIHARLLERLGTLDAGTLLQTPGDDLRAAGLSWAKVRTVTAIAEAAQTGTVDFAHIATLPDEEVIAALVPLPGIGRWTAEMFLMFALARPDVFSIGDLALRQGLARLYPNAPADEVLAGWTPYRTLAARYLWADSHRVKAGGEPIG, from the coding sequence GTGCCCACTCCTGTGCCGCTGCTGCATCACGCCGACGCTGCCGCGCACCTGAGCGGCGATCCCACCATGCAGGAGCTGATCGCCCGCAACGGCGAATTGCCTGTGGTGACGCCCACGCCCGATCCCTTCAGCACCCTGATCCGCAGCGTCAACGGCCAGCAACTCAGCGTGAAGGCCGCCGCCAGCATCCATGCCCGTCTGCTGGAACGTCTGGGCACGCTGGACGCTGGAACACTGCTGCAAACCCCCGGCGACGATCTGCGCGCGGCGGGCCTGTCGTGGGCCAAGGTGCGAACCGTAACAGCGATTGCCGAGGCCGCCCAGACGGGCACGGTGGATTTCGCCCACATCGCCACGCTGCCCGACGAGGAAGTTATTGCCGCCCTGGTTCCGCTACCCGGCATTGGCCGCTGGACCGCTGAGATGTTTCTGATGTTCGCCCTGGCCCGCCCCGACGTGTTCAGCATCGGCGATCTGGCGCTGCGGCAGGGGCTGGCGCGGCTGTACCCGAATGCGCCAGCCGACGAGGTGCTGGCCGGGTGGACGCCGTACCGCACGCTGGCTGCCCGTTACCTATGGGCCGACAGCCACCGGGTCAAGGCGGGTGGGGAACCGATTGGCTGA
- a CDS encoding aminotransferase class I/II-fold pyridoxal phosphate-dependent enzyme has protein sequence MWMSSRAADVPGSVFALMDAAKSRARTRGLNVVDLSIGSSDQSPPEVVLEALREATRDPLTYRYPLFSDTAPLREAAAAYLLRRFGVRVNPETEVLALIGAQEGLAHLLLAVTDPGDTLLLPDPGYPPYLGAAAVAGLKTVPLPLLPERGFLPDLDALPADLRPRALLLNYPNNPTSAVADTAFFAETAAWCRARGTLLIHDHPYAELTYDDYRAPSALEAGLDGVVELHSLSKTHHMGGFRVGFAAGDAGAIAALARVKGAVDFHPYLGIQRAAALALGLPDEVGRTGAAIFQARRDALVPALRALGWEVQWPQASMYAWARVPGLTDSVAYAVRAAEESGVVVSPGRAFGSRGEGFVRFALVQPPEVLVQAAGLLAGMEVNQIAVSGK, from the coding sequence ATGTGGATGTCATCACGGGCCGCCGATGTGCCAGGCAGTGTGTTTGCTTTGATGGACGCGGCGAAAAGCCGGGCGCGGACGCGTGGATTGAATGTGGTTGACCTGAGCATCGGCAGCAGCGATCAGTCGCCCCCCGAAGTGGTCCTGGAAGCATTGCGCGAGGCCACCCGCGATCCGCTGACCTACCGTTACCCGCTGTTCAGCGACACCGCGCCGCTGCGCGAGGCTGCCGCCGCCTATCTGCTGCGCCGCTTCGGAGTCAGGGTCAATCCCGAAACCGAGGTGCTGGCCCTGATCGGCGCGCAGGAAGGGCTGGCCCACCTGCTGCTGGCCGTGACCGATCCCGGTGACACGCTGCTGCTGCCCGATCCAGGCTATCCCCCGTATCTGGGCGCGGCGGCGGTGGCTGGATTGAAAACCGTGCCGCTGCCACTGCTCCCCGAGCGCGGTTTCCTCCCCGATCTGGATGCCCTTCCAGCCGATCTGCGGCCCCGCGCCCTGCTACTGAATTATCCCAACAACCCGACTTCAGCCGTGGCAGATACGGCCTTTTTTGCCGAGACCGCTGCGTGGTGCCGGGCGCGCGGCACCCTGCTGATTCACGATCATCCCTACGCTGAATTGACTTACGACGATTACCGCGCCCCCAGCGCCCTGGAAGCGGGATTGGACGGCGTGGTGGAACTGCATTCGCTAAGCAAGACGCACCATATGGGCGGCTTCCGGGTGGGCTTCGCCGCCGGGGACGCCGGAGCAATTGCCGCGCTGGCCCGCGTCAAGGGCGCGGTGGACTTTCACCCCTACCTGGGGATTCAGCGTGCCGCTGCCCTCGCCCTGGGCTTGCCGGATGAAGTGGGCCGCACCGGAGCCGCCATCTTCCAGGCCCGCCGTGACGCTCTGGTTCCCGCCTTACGCGCTCTGGGCTGGGAAGTTCAGTGGCCCCAGGCCAGCATGTATGCCTGGGCGCGGGTGCCGGGCCTGACCGACAGCGTGGCCTACGCCGTGCGTGCCGCCGAGGAATCCGGCGTGGTGGTCAGCCCCGGACGTGCCTTCGGATCGCGCGGCGAGGGCTTTGTGCGCTTTGCTCTGGTGCAACCGCCGGAGGTTCTGGTGCAGGCGGCAGGGCTGCTGGCGGGGATGGAAGTGAATCAAATAGCTGTCAGCGGAAAGTAA
- the xseB gene encoding exodeoxyribonuclease VII small subunit produces MSADTQTSYRDAYARLSRIAAELETGEADLDRVLPLLEEAREAYAQCRERIEAVRAVLAGDWADGGEPEEDEE; encoded by the coding sequence ATGAGCGCCGATACACAGACCTCCTACCGCGACGCCTATGCCCGCCTGTCGCGGATTGCCGCCGAGCTGGAAACGGGCGAGGCCGATCTGGACCGCGTGCTGCCGCTGCTGGAGGAGGCCCGCGAAGCCTACGCGCAGTGCCGGGAACGCATTGAAGCGGTGCGGGCCGTGCTGGCAGGTGATTGGGCGGATGGGGGAGAGCCGGAAGAAGACGAGGAGTAG
- a CDS encoding GlsB/YeaQ/YmgE family stress response membrane protein — protein MGWIITILVGALCGWLASMIMNTNAQQGAIANILIGIVGAVLAQWIFAGLLNIGGANAAGGGFSFWSIIWGVVGSVILIAILKAVKVLR, from the coding sequence ATGGGTTGGATCATCACTATTCTGGTAGGTGCGCTCTGCGGTTGGCTGGCAAGCATGATCATGAACACCAACGCGCAACAGGGCGCAATCGCCAATATCCTGATCGGGATCGTCGGCGCAGTGCTGGCCCAGTGGATCTTCGCTGGCCTGCTGAACATCGGCGGCGCAAATGCGGCGGGCGGCGGCTTTAGCTTCTGGAGCATTATCTGGGGCGTGGTCGGCAGCGTTATTCTGATCGCCATCCTCAAGGCCGTCAAGGTTCTGCGCTAA
- the thrB gene encoding homoserine kinase, which translates to MTAFTVRAPASSANLGPGFDSLGLSVPLYTTVKVTPGDVTEVVPHGPELEGTPADESNYVYRAMLLVAKRTGLTLPPARVEITTEVPLARGLGSSAAALVAGIVAANELLGRPLDTDAVLDVAAREEGHPDNVAPALFGGIVVATLDKLGTHYVRLDPPANLGVTVLIPDFELSTSKARAVLPREYSRADAVHALSHSALLAAALSQGRLDLLRHAMQDYIHQIWRAPLVPGLSDILEDAWRHGALGAALSGAGPTVLCFHDTRESTAPLHTYLTSVMHKNGLDGRVMDFPIDTQGTLIEREG; encoded by the coding sequence ATGACCGCCTTTACCGTGCGCGCCCCGGCCAGCAGCGCCAACCTGGGACCGGGTTTCGACAGCCTGGGCCTGAGCGTGCCGCTGTATACCACCGTGAAGGTGACGCCGGGCGACGTAACCGAGGTGGTCCCGCACGGCCCAGAGCTGGAAGGCACGCCCGCCGACGAGAGCAATTACGTGTACCGGGCGATGTTGCTGGTGGCCAAGCGCACAGGACTGACCCTGCCGCCTGCCCGCGTGGAAATCACCACGGAAGTCCCGCTGGCACGCGGCCTGGGCAGCAGCGCCGCCGCCCTGGTGGCCGGGATCGTGGCCGCCAACGAGCTGCTGGGCCGCCCGCTGGACACCGACGCCGTGCTGGACGTGGCCGCCCGCGAGGAAGGCCACCCCGACAACGTGGCCCCGGCGCTGTTCGGCGGCATCGTGGTGGCGACATTGGACAAACTGGGCACGCATTACGTGCGGCTGGACCCCCCCGCGAATCTGGGCGTAACGGTGCTGATCCCCGATTTTGAGCTGAGTACCAGCAAGGCCCGCGCCGTGCTGCCCCGCGAGTACAGCCGCGCTGATGCCGTCCACGCGCTGTCTCACTCTGCGCTGCTGGCCGCCGCACTGTCTCAGGGGCGTCTGGACCTGCTGCGGCACGCCATGCAGGACTACATCCACCAGATCTGGCGCGCGCCGCTGGTGCCGGGGCTGAGCGACATTCTGGAGGATGCGTGGCGACACGGCGCACTCGGGGCGGCGCTGTCCGGCGCTGGGCCAACCGTGCTGTGCTTTCACGACACCCGCGAAAGCACCGCGCCGCTGCACACCTACTTAACTAGCGTGATGCACAAAAACGGCCTGGACGGGCGGGTCATGGACTTTCCGATTGATACGCAGGGAACGCTGATTGAACGCGAGGGCTGA
- a CDS encoding HSP90 family protein: MSHSFSVDLGGLIDLLSEHLYSGPEVYVRELMQNGIDAIRARQQGFGEAFSPALGFEISNETLTFTDNGVGLTPDDIHTFLATIGRSSKRGNIELIGQFGIGLLACFLVSEEIELVSRSASGTPPLRWLGRADGSYTLEDGPADTPIGTRVTLSAREGRAEYLLPERVSEWAGDFGGLLPFPVAVNGVAVNGKGAPWLDTSHGEEARRAAVMAYGAELLGVPPLDFVDIDTGAGQVRGVAFILPWTPTLERRGQHRVYVRHMLLSDREEELTPRWAFFIRAVLDGQGLRPNAARDALRDDGDLWAAREEIAGQLRAYLVELAARDPAALRRLIELHFLSIKALAAEDDAFLQLFMPWLPFETSAGSLALPEYLALGSQEHPEIRFSGDLNLYRQAAQLALPGQTPIVRAIYTYDSALLSRYAALNPGVRLTQLSPNDLVQEFSALTPQELTQTATLREVARDTLLPLDAEARVSRFDPAELPALAFARPHRELARTREKMGGAGGGLWADLLGDLGAGGQEAAIEVHFNIAHPLIQQAARLPDAPLLRRVLGMLYVQALLLGQHPLTTRELALLNGGLADLIGDALAGAGLGERESVSRLN; this comes from the coding sequence ATGTCTCATTCTTTTTCCGTGGATCTCGGCGGACTCATTGATCTGCTGAGCGAACACCTGTACAGCGGTCCCGAGGTGTATGTCCGCGAATTGATGCAAAACGGCATCGACGCCATCCGCGCCCGTCAGCAGGGGTTCGGCGAGGCGTTCTCGCCCGCGCTGGGCTTTGAGATCAGCAATGAGACCCTTACCTTCACCGACAATGGCGTGGGCCTGACCCCGGACGATATTCACACCTTTCTGGCGACCATCGGGCGCAGTTCCAAGCGCGGCAACATCGAGCTGATCGGGCAATTTGGTATCGGCCTGCTGGCATGCTTTCTGGTCAGCGAGGAGATTGAGCTGGTCAGCCGCAGCGCTTCCGGCACGCCGCCCCTGCGCTGGCTGGGCCGCGCCGACGGTTCCTACACCCTGGAAGACGGCCCCGCCGATACGCCCATCGGCACCCGCGTCACGCTGAGCGCCCGTGAGGGCCGCGCCGAATACCTGCTGCCAGAGCGGGTCTCGGAGTGGGCAGGCGATTTTGGCGGGCTGCTGCCCTTCCCCGTGGCGGTGAATGGTGTGGCGGTCAACGGGAAGGGCGCACCCTGGCTGGACACGTCGCACGGTGAGGAAGCGAGGCGCGCGGCGGTGATGGCCTACGGCGCGGAGCTGCTGGGCGTGCCGCCGCTGGATTTCGTGGATATCGACACCGGGGCCGGACAGGTGCGCGGGGTGGCCTTCATCCTGCCCTGGACGCCCACGCTGGAGCGGCGCGGGCAGCACCGCGTCTACGTGCGGCACATGCTGCTCTCGGACAGGGAAGAGGAATTGACGCCGCGCTGGGCTTTCTTTATCCGGGCAGTGCTGGATGGCCAGGGGCTGCGGCCCAACGCCGCCCGCGACGCCCTGCGCGACGACGGCGATCTGTGGGCCGCCCGCGAGGAAATCGCCGGGCAACTCCGCGCTTACCTGGTGGAGCTGGCCGCGCGTGACCCCGCCGCGCTACGCCGTCTGATCGAGCTGCATTTTCTGAGCATCAAGGCGCTGGCCGCCGAGGACGACGCCTTCTTGCAGCTCTTCATGCCCTGGTTGCCCTTCGAGACCAGTGCGGGTTCGCTGGCCCTGCCCGAATACCTGGCGCTGGGCAGCCAGGAGCATCCCGAAATTCGCTTCTCGGGCGATCTGAACCTGTACCGTCAGGCCGCGCAACTGGCCCTGCCTGGGCAAACGCCGATTGTCCGGGCCATCTACACCTACGACTCTGCGCTGCTCTCGCGCTACGCCGCGCTGAATCCGGGTGTGCGCCTCACGCAACTCAGCCCCAATGATCTGGTGCAGGAATTCAGCGCCCTGACCCCGCAGGAACTGACCCAGACGGCCACGCTGCGCGAGGTGGCCCGCGACACGCTGCTGCCGCTGGACGCCGAGGCCCGCGTGAGCCGCTTTGACCCTGCCGAATTGCCCGCGCTGGCCTTCGCGCGCCCACACCGCGAACTGGCCCGCACCCGCGAGAAGATGGGCGGCGCGGGTGGTGGCCTGTGGGCGGACCTGCTGGGCGACCTGGGGGCCGGGGGTCAGGAGGCGGCGATTGAGGTGCATTTCAACATTGCCCACCCCCTGATCCAGCAGGCCGCGCGCCTCCCCGACGCTCCTCTGCTGCGGCGGGTGCTGGGCATGCTGTATGTCCAGGCGCTGCTCCTCGGCCAGCACCCTCTGACCACCCGCGAGCTGGCCCTGCTCAACGGCGGCCTCGCCGATCTGATTGGCGACGCCCTGGCCGGGGCCGGGCTGGGCGAGCGGGAAAGCGTCTCGCGCCTGAACTGA
- a CDS encoding BTAD domain-containing putative transcriptional regulator, whose translation MLHEQICTTQAAAIPPPRYLLRSLGNADVIVDGVSVVWPARSAEELLWYLHAYPQGRYRHDILAELWDLEDTPAAANRFRVALHRLRTALGRPDAVVDERGRYTLHAELMAASDTHALHHALEASRTSAEPRQQEELLRQALASADGEYLPHLQGEWVEAARSQHRAAVVEGHLTLSMLHCAARECPLAALSLVRAAETDPLIGEDHHQRLMVCLTMNRDKYAGIEHYRRYRHYLAEEVGDTPMQDTVDLAERLKAGERPCDHGPYLLTGK comes from the coding sequence ATGCTTCATGAACAGATCTGTACCACTCAGGCCGCCGCCATCCCACCGCCGCGCTATCTGTTGCGCTCGCTGGGAAACGCCGATGTGATCGTGGACGGCGTGAGCGTGGTGTGGCCTGCCCGCAGCGCCGAGGAATTGCTGTGGTATCTGCATGCCTATCCGCAGGGGCGCTACCGCCACGACATCCTGGCCGAACTGTGGGATCTGGAGGACACCCCCGCCGCCGCCAACCGCTTCCGGGTGGCGCTGCATCGCCTGCGCACCGCGCTGGGCCGCCCCGACGCCGTGGTGGACGAGCGGGGCCGTTACACCCTGCACGCGGAGTTGATGGCTGCCAGCGATACCCATGCCCTGCATCACGCGCTGGAGGCCTCCAGAACCAGCGCCGAGCCGCGCCAGCAGGAGGAATTGCTTCGGCAGGCCCTGGCCAGTGCCGACGGCGAATACCTGCCGCATCTTCAGGGCGAGTGGGTGGAAGCCGCCCGCAGCCAGCACCGCGCCGCTGTCGTGGAGGGCCACCTGACCCTTTCGATGCTGCACTGCGCCGCGCGTGAATGTCCGCTGGCCGCCCTCTCGCTGGTCCGCGCTGCCGAGACGGACCCGCTGATCGGTGAGGACCACCACCAGCGTCTGATGGTCTGCCTGACCATGAACCGGGATAAATACGCCGGCATCGAGCATTACCGCCGTTACCGCCACTATCTGGCCGAGGAAGTCGGCGACACCCCCATGCAGGACACTGTGGATCTGGCCGAACGGCTGAAAGCTGGTGAGCGTCCCTGCGATCACGGGCCGTACCTGCTGACCGGGAAATAG
- a CDS encoding flavin reductase family protein codes for MALPTGFKHFDLTELPNSARYKLLTATVVPRPIAWVCTLGADGTPNLAPYSFFGLMGSDPPIVAFAPGNRADGTPKDTALNIKPGGEFSVNLVSAALAQVMSDTATDFPHGVAETTKLDIQMEPGVKIAVPRVQASPVTLECLEVQTIQIGNTRIVLGQVIGLSLRADAVLDEAQQYVDTAALDLIGRMGGRGGYTRTRDVFEIGRMTYAQWQEQESSKD; via the coding sequence ATGGCCCTGCCCACTGGTTTCAAACATTTTGACCTGACCGAACTCCCCAACTCCGCCCGCTACAAGCTGCTGACGGCCACCGTCGTTCCCCGGCCCATCGCGTGGGTCTGCACACTGGGTGCGGACGGCACACCCAATCTGGCCCCCTACAGCTTCTTCGGCCTGATGGGGTCCGATCCGCCCATCGTGGCCTTCGCCCCTGGCAACCGCGCAGACGGCACGCCCAAGGACACGGCGCTGAACATCAAGCCCGGCGGCGAGTTCAGCGTGAATCTGGTCAGCGCGGCCCTGGCGCAGGTCATGAGTGACACGGCCACCGATTTCCCGCACGGCGTGGCCGAGACGACGAAGCTGGACATCCAGATGGAACCCGGCGTCAAAATCGCGGTCCCTCGTGTGCAGGCCAGCCCCGTCACGCTGGAATGCCTGGAAGTCCAGACGATACAGATCGGTAACACCCGCATCGTGCTGGGCCAGGTCATCGGCCTGAGCCTACGCGCCGACGCCGTGCTGGACGAGGCACAGCAGTATGTGGATACGGCAGCGCTGGACCTGATCGGACGCATGGGCGGACGCGGCGGCTACACGCGCACACGCGACGTGTTTGAGATTGGGCGGATGACGTATGCCCAGTGGCAGGAACAGGAAAGCTCTAAAGACTGA
- a CDS encoding DUF4357 domain-containing protein, whose amino-acid sequence MSGVQERIREAVEAIQGWLADATKPGEAVVRQAIVLRLLHAAGFDIWNPAEVVPEETNGNGNRSDFLIRAGKGKFALELKGAGISLKGKPYEQVVTYAAGEGTRWAMLTNGRVWVVLDRMHNPGGTFEDHEVLKLELDQKWQTFADDLVALLDAEMWRADAFAEAVQGIKNRQQQRLDEARILKEKTPLIQIFQKEHDMGSFESAVKFAKQLGLITETERDVLLGIAVQKAESTNSCKLLKPQPLQKAQPSATDAGEIHFTYCLLGAEAHAVYKPADGSWTVKAGSTALNRVLGENGTNAKGIQGRRQSSLEAGQLVEKNAELLEYVKDVVYGSASISAVDIAGASRNGWDCWKDAQGRPAQDYRPKPV is encoded by the coding sequence ATGTCAGGCGTTCAGGAAAGGATTCGGGAGGCGGTAGAGGCCATCCAAGGCTGGTTGGCGGACGCCACCAAGCCTGGCGAGGCCGTGGTACGTCAGGCCATCGTCTTGCGTCTGCTCCATGCTGCCGGATTCGACATCTGGAACCCGGCGGAAGTGGTGCCGGAGGAAACCAACGGTAACGGCAATCGTTCGGATTTCCTGATCCGTGCAGGTAAGGGAAAGTTTGCACTGGAGTTGAAGGGTGCGGGCATCTCACTGAAAGGCAAGCCCTATGAGCAAGTGGTGACTTACGCTGCTGGCGAGGGAACTCGCTGGGCGATGCTGACCAACGGCAGGGTTTGGGTGGTATTAGACCGGATGCATAATCCAGGCGGCACATTTGAGGATCATGAGGTGCTGAAACTGGAACTGGATCAAAAATGGCAGACTTTCGCCGATGATCTGGTTGCGCTGCTGGACGCAGAGATGTGGCGTGCAGATGCTTTCGCTGAGGCCGTTCAGGGCATTAAAAACCGTCAGCAGCAACGGCTGGACGAGGCGCGCATTCTGAAGGAGAAAACGCCGCTGATTCAGATCTTTCAAAAAGAACACGATATGGGTTCGTTTGAGAGTGCCGTCAAATTTGCCAAACAACTTGGCCTCATTACAGAGACTGAGCGGGACGTGCTGCTGGGGATTGCCGTGCAGAAAGCGGAGTCAACAAACTCTTGCAAGCTGCTCAAGCCCCAGCCATTACAGAAAGCTCAGCCATCAGCTACTGATGCCGGAGAAATCCACTTCACCTACTGCCTTCTTGGGGCCGAAGCCCACGCTGTCTATAAGCCCGCCGATGGAAGTTGGACTGTTAAGGCGGGAAGTACGGCTCTAAACCGCGTGCTGGGCGAAAACGGAACTAATGCGAAGGGCATTCAAGGCCGCAGGCAAAGCAGCCTGGAGGCTGGACAACTCGTTGAGAAAAACGCTGAACTGCTGGAATACGTGAAGGATGTGGTTTATGGGAGTGCCAGCATTTCAGCCGTGGATATTGCCGGAGCTTCTCGTAATGGTTGGGACTGCTGGAAAGACGCCCAGGGCCGCCCAGCCCAGGATTACCGTCCCAAACCCGTTTAA
- the paaI gene encoding hydroxyphenylacetyl-CoA thioesterase PaaI: protein MNYADLLGLSVLEATPQRTRVRASVTAAGLNMHGTAHGGLIFSLADEAFAVISNLEAQAVAVDTHLSFFRAAKVGDELVAVATPERVGRTLATYRVEVRRGEEGDVLALFTGTVSRRVREA from the coding sequence ATGAACTACGCCGATCTGCTGGGACTGAGCGTGCTGGAGGCCACGCCACAGCGCACCCGCGTGCGCGCATCTGTGACTGCTGCGGGCCTGAACATGCACGGTACCGCGCACGGCGGCCTGATCTTCAGTCTGGCGGACGAGGCGTTCGCGGTGATCAGCAATCTGGAGGCGCAGGCGGTAGCGGTGGACACCCACCTGAGCTTTTTCCGCGCCGCGAAAGTGGGCGACGAACTGGTGGCCGTCGCCACCCCGGAGCGCGTGGGCCGCACCCTGGCCACCTACCGCGTGGAGGTGCGGCGAGGCGAGGAGGGCGATGTGCTGGCGCTGTTTACGGGCACAGTTTCGAGGCGGGTGCGGGAGGCTTAA
- a CDS encoding DEAD/DEAH box helicase encodes MLPTRSPFARLEGFLRDTLGGGATRLHEEEAAPARTVGVDELGWSAGVARGFGFGQVYAHQAETYKLMREGKHVIVTTPTASGKTGAFFPAVFDRLERDPQATALFVYPLVALGQDQRDKLLAFKEKGGFGWDIGAFQSSAQAADAFADGVRMVTATPDKLHWSLTHPRVREFLKNLSFIVLDEAHTYRGGFGSEVAGMLRRLLELSRALGADPQVVLSTATIGNPAEFARELIGVDAVEVSESGAAKPGKRFYLADHRGQPRRFWNAVMEASQRYDLKVLAFFRGRSRAARLYGTYRTQPAYARHAHLYMAGTSDREGRLTEFRRTNSGVMFATNALEAGVDIGDLEVVIIDGYPGSRMAFRQMAGRAGRIAPGLVLYLPALNEQGVPQPADAFYSNSGNFLELLTGPIEKAVVESANPYLSPRHRARQNEEYGAAGLPGPHLAAVETQKYWNLRGEGSLKYAVVEAADWEKLGVKALDAPLESPSQHYALTEKHEGAVFTLDGQGYKVLRWEKHPVGTAIVVERFSAENLFTRGLYSIEVTPGQMTPWQRRGPLAYRHGEVSIRRRYTGYQMLRQVFERVCVGCDRDPGPAERTCVRCGGRIQDRMQDHKLSEHLYDAPTELPPFRTSALEIGLDARATERPSAVAHTLKHLLQKVTPERVACDENDLAGAFRGGHDAYFFLYDDWLGGLGVSRRAYEQLDDLLVRALALCSKTCCKNAEGCYECIAVSRCYSPYLPSGERRPTDKHATKLFLENLLGVQPTPEAEAATPEPVPELAPSWPLQARELLDLHGLSLPEVSARLGIPSRELQRAVSSTQPLRLHHAKFGDGVFMGGFHQGEKREVLVYFPGVGQKRLLLKFAGLSVIERGPGVGAG; translated from the coding sequence ATGCTGCCCACCCGTTCCCCGTTCGCCCGCCTGGAGGGGTTTCTGCGCGACACCCTGGGCGGCGGCGCGACGCGGCTGCACGAGGAAGAGGCCGCCCCCGCCCGCACCGTGGGAGTGGACGAACTGGGCTGGTCTGCAGGCGTGGCGCGCGGCTTCGGCTTTGGTCAGGTCTACGCGCATCAGGCCGAGACGTACAAATTGATGCGCGAGGGCAAGCACGTCATCGTGACCACCCCAACGGCCAGCGGCAAGACCGGGGCCTTCTTTCCGGCGGTGTTTGATCGGCTGGAACGCGATCCACAAGCCACAGCCCTCTTCGTTTACCCACTCGTGGCGCTGGGCCAGGACCAGCGTGACAAGCTGCTGGCCTTCAAGGAAAAGGGCGGCTTCGGCTGGGATATCGGCGCGTTTCAGAGCAGCGCACAGGCCGCCGATGCCTTCGCGGATGGTGTCCGAATGGTCACTGCCACCCCGGACAAGCTGCACTGGTCCCTCACCCATCCGCGCGTGCGAGAGTTTCTCAAAAACCTATCCTTTATCGTGCTGGACGAGGCCCACACCTACCGGGGCGGCTTCGGTTCGGAGGTGGCCGGGATGCTGCGCCGCCTGCTGGAGCTGTCGCGGGCGCTGGGGGCCGATCCCCAGGTGGTGCTGAGTACCGCCACCATCGGCAACCCCGCCGAATTTGCCCGCGAACTGATCGGCGTGGACGCGGTAGAGGTCAGCGAATCGGGCGCGGCCAAGCCCGGCAAACGCTTTTATCTGGCGGATCACAGAGGGCAGCCTCGCCGTTTCTGGAATGCCGTGATGGAGGCGTCTCAGCGCTATGACCTGAAGGTGCTGGCCTTTTTCCGGGGCCGCAGTCGGGCCGCGCGGCTATACGGGACGTACCGAACGCAGCCCGCTTACGCTCGTCACGCCCACCTGTACATGGCCGGAACCAGTGACCGCGAGGGCCGCCTGACCGAGTTCCGCCGCACGAACAGTGGCGTGATGTTCGCCACCAACGCGCTGGAAGCCGGGGTAGACATCGGAGACTTGGAGGTGGTGATCATCGACGGCTATCCAGGTTCTCGCATGGCCTTCCGGCAGATGGCGGGCCGCGCCGGGCGAATCGCGCCGGGGCTGGTGCTGTATCTGCCCGCGCTGAACGAGCAGGGCGTGCCGCAGCCCGCAGACGCCTTTTACAGCAACTCTGGTAACTTTCTGGAATTGTTGACTGGCCCGATTGAAAAGGCGGTGGTGGAGTCGGCCAATCCGTATCTGTCACCCCGGCACCGCGCCCGCCAGAACGAGGAATATGGCGCGGCGGGGTTGCCGGGGCCGCATCTGGCCGCCGTGGAAACGCAGAAATACTGGAACCTGCGCGGCGAGGGCAGCCTGAAATACGCCGTGGTGGAGGCTGCCGACTGGGAAAAGTTGGGCGTGAAGGCGCTGGACGCCCCGCTGGAATCGCCCAGCCAGCATTACGCCCTGACCGAGAAGCACGAGGGCGCGGTGTTCACGCTGGACGGCCAGGGGTACAAGGTGCTGCGCTGGGAAAAACACCCCGTCGGAACCGCGATTGTGGTGGAGCGGTTCAGTGCCGAGAACCTATTCACGCGCGGGTTGTACAGCATTGAGGTCACGCCGGGCCAGATGACACCGTGGCAGCGGCGTGGGCCTCTGGCGTACCGGCACGGCGAGGTCAGCATCCGCCGCCGCTATACCGGGTATCAGATGCTGCGGCAGGTCTTCGAGCGCGTCTGCGTGGGCTGTGACCGCGATCCTGGCCCCGCCGAACGCACCTGCGTCCGCTGCGGGGGCCGCATTCAGGATCGGATGCAGGACCACAAGCTGTCCGAACACTTGTACGACGCGCCCACCGAGTTGCCACCCTTCCGCACCAGCGCGCTGGAAATCGGCCTTGACGCGCGCGCCACCGAGCGTCCCAGCGCGGTGGCCCATACCCTCAAGCACCTGTTACAAAAAGTCACGCCGGAGCGGGTGGCCTGCGATGAGAACGATCTGGCCGGAGCCTTCCGGGGCGGCCATGACGCCTACTTCTTTCTCTACGACGACTGGCTGGGTGGCCTGGGCGTCTCGCGCCGCGCCTACGAGCAACTAGACGATCTGCTGGTTCGTGCGCTGGCCCTGTGTTCTAAAACATGTTGCAAGAACGCGGAAGGCTGTTACGAGTGTATCGCCGTGTCGCGCTGCTACTCGCCGTATCTGCCCAGTGGAGAGCGACGCCCCACTGACAAGCACGCCACAAAGTTGTTTCTGGAGAACTTGCTGGGCGTGCAGCCTACACCGGAAGCAGAAGCCGCCACCCCCGAACCCGTTCCCGAACTGGCCCCGTCATGGCCCCTGCAAGCACGCGAGTTGCTGGACTTGCACGGCTTGTCTCTGCCCGAAGTCAGCGCCCGCCTAGGTATTCCCAGCCGCGAACTCCAGCGAGCGGTCAGCAGTACCCAGCCGCTGAGGTTGCATCACGCCAAGTTCGGCGATGGCGTGTTCATGGGCGGCTTCCATCAGGGCGAAAAGCGTGAGGTGCTGGTCTATTTCCCCGGCGTGGGGCAGAAGCGGTTGCTGCTGAAGTTTGCGGGGCTGAGCGTGATTGAGCGGGGGCCGGGAGTGGGGGCGGGGTAG